From the genome of Triticum aestivum cultivar Chinese Spring chromosome 3B, IWGSC CS RefSeq v2.1, whole genome shotgun sequence, one region includes:
- the LOC123069120 gene encoding serine/arginine-rich splicing factor RS2Z32 isoform X1, producing the protein MPRYDERDRYGGNTRLYVGRLPSRTRTRDLEDLFGRYGRVRHVDMKHEFAFVEFSDPRDADEARYNLDGRDFDGSRMIVEFAKGVPRGQGGGGDRDRGRGGDREYMGRGPPPGSGRCFNCGIDGHWARDCKAGDWKNRCYRCGDSGHIERDCQNSPKNLKRGKSYSRSPSPRRGRVRDRSYSRSRSRSYSRSVSPRRDERRSRSPRDSRSPRRSPRDSRSPRRSPRDSRSPMKSPRGSRSPMRSPRDSRSPRRSASPVKGRARSPTPPGSRSPAPRENSRSPMKADSPNNMSPAANGRSPSPRDGEDNGNHRAPSGSASPGGG; encoded by the exons ATGCCTCGCTACGATGAGCGTGATCGTTATGGCGGCAACACAAGGCTGTACGTGGGTCGTCTTCCGTCGCGCACCCGCACAAGGGACCTTGAAGACCTCTTCGGCAGATATGGGAG AGTGCGACATGTGGATATGAAGCACGAGTTTGCATTTGTT GAGTTTAGTGATCCCAGGGATGCTGATGAAGCAAGGTACAACCTTGATGGTCGTGACTTTGATGGAAGCCGCATGATTGTTGAGTTTGCTAAAGGG GTTCCGcgtggccaaggaggaggaggtgaccgtGACCGTGGCCGTGGTGGTGACCGTGAATATATGGGTCGGGGACCTCCTcctggttctggccgttgctttaACTGTGGGATTGATGGGCATTGGGCTCGTGACTGCAAAGCTGGCGACTGGAAAAATAGGTGCTATCGTTGTGGAGATAGTGGCCACATAGAAAGAGATTGCCAGAACAGCCCTAAGAACCTCAA GCGTGGAAAGAGTTACTCCAGATCTCCATCTCCTCGCCGCGGAAGGGTGCGTGATAGGAGCTACAGCAGGAGCCGCAGTAGGAGCTACAG CCGCTCTGTTTCCCCAAGGAGGGATGAAAGGCGATCAAGGAGTCCCCGTGACAGTCGCAGCCCAAGGAGGAGCCCCCGTGACAGTCGCAGCCCAAGGAGGAGCCCCCGAGACAGTCGCAGCCCTATGAAGAGCCCCCGTGGCAGTCGCAGCCCTATGAGGAGCCCCCGTGACAGCCGCAGCCCTAGGAGGAGCGCTTCACCTGTCAAGGGGAGGGCCCGGAGCCCCACCCCTCCTGGCAGCAGGAGCCCTGCACCAAGGGAAAACAGCAGGAGCCCAATGAAGGCTGACAGCCCTAATAACATGAGCCCAGCTGCAAATGGTCGTAGCCCGAGCCCCAGGGATGGTGAAGACAATGGCAACCACCGCGCACCCAGTGGAAGTGCCTCACCTGGTGGAGGTTGA
- the LOC123069120 gene encoding serine/arginine-rich splicing factor RS2Z32 isoform X2, producing the protein MKHEFAFVEFSDPRDADEARYNLDGRDFDGSRMIVEFAKGVPRGQGGGGDRDRGRGGDREYMGRGPPPGSGRCFNCGIDGHWARDCKAGDWKNRCYRCGDSGHIERDCQNSPKNLKRGKSYSRSPSPRRGRVRDRSYSRSRSRSYSRSVSPRRDERRSRSPRDSRSPRRSPRDSRSPRRSPRDSRSPMKSPRGSRSPMRSPRDSRSPRRSASPVKGRARSPTPPGSRSPAPRENSRSPMKADSPNNMSPAANGRSPSPRDGEDNGNHRAPSGSASPGGG; encoded by the exons ATGAAGCACGAGTTTGCATTTGTT GAGTTTAGTGATCCCAGGGATGCTGATGAAGCAAGGTACAACCTTGATGGTCGTGACTTTGATGGAAGCCGCATGATTGTTGAGTTTGCTAAAGGG GTTCCGcgtggccaaggaggaggaggtgaccgtGACCGTGGCCGTGGTGGTGACCGTGAATATATGGGTCGGGGACCTCCTcctggttctggccgttgctttaACTGTGGGATTGATGGGCATTGGGCTCGTGACTGCAAAGCTGGCGACTGGAAAAATAGGTGCTATCGTTGTGGAGATAGTGGCCACATAGAAAGAGATTGCCAGAACAGCCCTAAGAACCTCAA GCGTGGAAAGAGTTACTCCAGATCTCCATCTCCTCGCCGCGGAAGGGTGCGTGATAGGAGCTACAGCAGGAGCCGCAGTAGGAGCTACAG CCGCTCTGTTTCCCCAAGGAGGGATGAAAGGCGATCAAGGAGTCCCCGTGACAGTCGCAGCCCAAGGAGGAGCCCCCGTGACAGTCGCAGCCCAAGGAGGAGCCCCCGAGACAGTCGCAGCCCTATGAAGAGCCCCCGTGGCAGTCGCAGCCCTATGAGGAGCCCCCGTGACAGCCGCAGCCCTAGGAGGAGCGCTTCACCTGTCAAGGGGAGGGCCCGGAGCCCCACCCCTCCTGGCAGCAGGAGCCCTGCACCAAGGGAAAACAGCAGGAGCCCAATGAAGGCTGACAGCCCTAATAACATGAGCCCAGCTGCAAATGGTCGTAGCCCGAGCCCCAGGGATGGTGAAGACAATGGCAACCACCGCGCACCCAGTGGAAGTGCCTCACCTGGTGGAGGTTGA
- the LOC123069119 gene encoding receptor-like protein kinase HERK 1 — MAATARLRPARARGVLWSVSVWLVCGAAAYAPEDNYLVSCGSSLDTPVGRRLFLADDGGSGSGSGAVTLTSPRSAAVKAPPDLVSGFRDAALYQNARVFSAPSSYSFAIRRRGRHFLRLHFFPFVYRSYDLAVAARAFKVSTQDAVLLEDGVPAPEPGNASTSTSPQPARVEFLLDVARDTLVVSFVPLVDGGIAFVNAVELVSVPDDLVADAADSSTGRPEPIPAALPLQTAYHLNVGGPAVAPDDDALWREWTTDQPLSDPRVDAVTREVRYNRTLNRLPGQATATDAPDIVYATARELVINRSSFDGQKQMAWQFDVDAGSSYFIRFHFCDIVSEAPHQLHINAYVDDASHATVLTDLDLAAVGDGALAFPYYKDFVLPASEASGKLAVHVGPLANKIVMPAAILNGIEIMKMHLSAGSVVVVEPAAGAAKSRLAVILGSVCGALAFVSIAIALAIVLRKKKGEGEEGVKEQPTPTRSQSSTPWMPLLGRLSVRGAIASGSSSFTTAGNTPGASPRAAAAAAAAVVPSYRFPLAMLQDATRNFDDSLIIGEGGFGKVYGAVLQDGTKVAVKRASPESRQGAREFRTEIELLSGLRHRHLVSLVGYCDEREEMILLYEYMEHGSLRSRLYGRGGAAPLSWAQRLEACAGAARGLLYLHTAVDKPVIHRDVKSSNILLDGDLTGKVADFGLSKAGPVLDETHVSTAVKGSFGYVDPEYCRTRQLTAKSDVYSLGVVLLEAVCARPVVDPRLPKPMSNLVEWGLHWQGRGELEKIVDRRIAAVARPAALRKYGETVARCLAERGADRPAMEDVVWNLQFVMRLQEGDGLDFSDVSSLNMVTELTPPRRQRSAVDCDGLDFSDVSSLNMVTELTPPKTGSMEGDGVADDDDFTDASMRGTFWQMVNVRSR; from the coding sequence ATGGCCGCGACGGCGAGGCTCCGGCCGGCACGAGCTCGCGGCGTGCTCTGGAGCGTCTCGGTGTGGCTCGTCTGCGGCGCTGCGGCGTACGCGCCGGAGGACAACTACCTCGTCAGCTGCGGCTCCTCGCTGGACACGCCGGTGGGCCGGAGGCTCTTCCTCGCCGACGAcggcggctccggctccggctccggcgcgGTCACCCTGACGTCCCCTCGCAGCGCCGCGGTGAAGGCCCCGCCGGACCTGGTGTCCGGCTTCCGCGACGCCGCGCTGTACCAGAACGCCAGGGTGTTCTCCGCGCCCTCTTCCTACTCCTTCGCCATCAGGCGCCGCGGCCGGCACTTCCTCCGCCTCCATTTCTTCCCCTTCGTGTACCGGAGCTACGACCTCGCCGTGGCGGCCAGGGCGTTCAAGGTGTCCACGCAGGACGCCGTGCTGCTCGAGGACGGCGTCCCGGCGCCCGAGCCCGGCAACGCGTCGACGTCGACGTCGCCCCAGCCGGCGCGCGTGGAGTTCCTCCTGGACGTCGCGCGCGACACGCTCGTGGTCTCGTTCGTGCCGCTCGTCGACGGGGGCATCGCGTTCGTGAACGCCGTCGAGCTCGTCTCCGTGCCCGACGACCTCGTCGCCGACGCGGCGGACTCGTCGACGGGCCGGCCAGAGCCGATCCCCGCCGCGCTGCCGCTGCAGACGGCCTACCACCTCAACGTGGGCGGCCCGGCCGTCGCGCCCGACGACGACGCGCTCTGGCGAGAATGGACTACCGACCAGCCCCTCTCCGATCCTAGGGTCGACGCGGTGACTCGGGAGGTTCGTTACAACAGGACGCTGAACCGCCTGCCCGGGCAAGCGACGGCGACCGACGCGCCGGACATCGTCTACGCCACGGCGAGGGAGCTCGTGATCAACCGCAGCTCATTCGACGGGCAGAAACAGATGGCGTGGCAGTTCGACGTCGACGCGGGCTCCAGCTATTTCATCAGGTTCCACTTCTGCGACATCGTCAGCGAGGCTCCCCACCAGCTCCACATCAACGCCTACGTCGATGACGCCAGTCACGCCACCGTGCTGACGGACCTTGACCTCGCCGCCGTCGGCGATGGTGCGCTGGCGTTCCCGTACTACAAGGACTTCGTGTTGCCTGCTAGCGAAGCGTCCGGGAAACTCGCCGTCCATGTTGGCCCGTTGGCAAATAAGATCGTGATGCCCGCCGCCATCCTCAATGGGATTGAGATCATGAAGATGCACCTGAGCGCCGGCTCTGTCGTCGTCGTAGAGCCGGCGGCGGGGGCAGCCAAGTCGCGTCTCGCCGTCATTCTTGGCTCCGTgtgtggagcgctcgctttcgtgTCCATCGCCATTGCTCTCGCCATTGTCCTTAGGAagaagaagggggagggggaggagggtgTTAAGGAGCAGCCGACGCCGACGCGGAGCCAGTCGTCCACGCCATGGATGCCACTCCTCGGCCGCCTCAGCGTTCGCGGCGCCATTGCATCAGGATCGTCAAGCTTCACTACCGCCGGTAACACTCCGGGAGCGAGCCCgagggctgctgctgctgccgccgccgcggtgGTGCCAAGCTACCGTTTCCCGCTCGCCATGTTGCAAGACGCGACGCGCAACTTCGACGACAGCCTGATCATCGGAGAGGGAGGGTTCGGCAAGGTGTACGGCGCCGTGCTCCAGGACGGCACCAAGGTCGCCGTGAAGCGCGCGAGCCCGGAGTCGCGGCAGGGCGCGCGGGAGTTCCGCACGGAGATCGAGCTTCTGTCCGGGCTGCGCCACCGCCACCTGGTGTCGCTCGTCGGCTACTGCGACGAGCGGGAGGAGATGATCCTGCTGTACGAGTACATGGAGCACGGCTCGCTGAGGAGCCGGCTGTacggccgcggcggcgcggcgccgcTGAGCTGGGCGCAGCGGCTGGAGGCGTGCGCCGGCGCGGCGAGGGGCCTCCTGTACCTGCACACGGCCGTGGACAAGCCGGTGATCCACCGCGACGTCAAGTCGTCCAACATCCTGCTGGACGGCGACCTCACGGGCAAGGTGGCCGACTTCGGGCTGTCCAAGGCCGGGCCGGTGCTCGACGAGACGCACGTGAGCACGGCCGTCAAGGGCAGCTTCGGGTACGTCGACCCGGAGTACTGCCGGACGAGGCAGCTGACGGCCAAGTCCGACGTGTACTCGCTGGGCGTCGTGCTGCTGGAGGCCGTCTGCGCGCGCCCCGTCGTCGACCCGAGGCTGCCGAAGCCCATGTCGAACCTGGTGGAGTGGGGGCTGCACTGGCAGGGCAGAGGCGAGCTGGAGAAGATCGTGGACCGGCGCATCGCCGCCGTGGCGAGGCcggcggcgctgaggaaatacggCGAGACGGTGGCCAGGTGCCTGGCGGAGCGCGGCGCCGACCGGCCGGCCATGGAAGACGTGGTGTGGAACCTGCAGTTCGTGATGCGGCTGCAGGAGGGCGACGGCCTGGACTTCTCCGACGTGAGCAGCCTCAACATGGTGACAGAGCTCACGCCGCCTCGCCGTCAGAGAAGCGCGGTCGATTGCGACGGCCTGGACTTCTCCGACGTGAGCAGCCTCAACATGGTTACAGAGCTCACGCCGCCTAAAACCGGCAGCATGGAAGGAGACGGTGTAGCCGACGATGACGATTTCACAGACGCATCCATGAGAGGGACCTTTTGGCAGATGGTCAATGTCCGCAGCAGATGA
- the LOC123067412 gene encoding GDP-mannose 4,6 dehydratase 2-like, translating to MADSSAPHSNGGAVAVADAEAVPRSLAPPRRVALVTGITGQDGSYLTELLLSKGYEVHGLIRRSSNFNTQRLDHIYHDPHATPSAALRPPMRLHYADLSDSSSLRRALDHVLPDEVYNLAAQSHVAVSFEIPDYTADVTATGALRLLEAVRLSAKTKPMRYYQAGSSEMFGSTPPPQSEATPFHPRSPYAAAKVAAHWYTVNYREAYGLFACNGVLFNHESPRRGENFVTRKITRAIGRIKVGLQTKVFLGNLSAARDWGFPPLDPVI from the coding sequence ATGGCCGACTCCTCCGCGCCGCACTCCAACGgcggcgccgtcgccgtcgccgatgCCGAGGCGGTGCCCCGCTCCCTGGCGCCGCCGCGGAGGGTGGCGCTGGTGACGGGCATCACGGGGCAGGACGGGAGCTACCTGACGGAGCTGCTCCTGTCCAAGGGATACGAGGTGCACGGCCTCATCCGCCGCTCCTCCAACTTCAACACGCAGCGCCTCGACCACATCTACCACGACCCGCACGCGACCCCCTCCGCCGCGCTGCGCCCGCCGATGCGCCTCCACTACGCCGACCTCTCCGACTCCTCCTCGCTCCGCCGCGCGCTCGACCACGTGCTCCCCGACGAGGTCTACAACCTGGCCGCGCAGTCCCACGTCGCCGTCTCCTTCGAGATCCCCGACTACACCGCCGACGTCACGGCCACGGGCGCGCTCCGCCTGCTCGAGGCCGTCCGCCTCTCCGCCAAGACCAAGCCCATGCGCTACTACCAGGCCGGGTCCTCGGAGATGTTCGGGTCCACGCCGCCGCCGCAGAGCGAGGCCACGCCCTTCCACCCGCGGTCACCCTACGCGGCCGCCAAGGTCGCCGCGCACTGGTACACCGTCAACTACCGCGAGGCGTACGGCCTCTTCGCCTGCAACGGCGTGCTCTTCAACCACGAGTCCCCCCGGCGCGGCGAGAACTTCGTCACCCGCAAGATCACCCGCGCCATCGGCCGCATCAAGGTCGGGCTCCAGACCAAGGTCTTCCTCGGCAACCTCTCCGCCGCCAGGGATTGGGGCTTCCCCCCGCTGGACCCTGTTATCTAA